The Candidatus Edwardsbacteria bacterium genome has a segment encoding these proteins:
- a CDS encoding LytR C-terminal domain-containing protein, whose amino-acid sequence MSPVDFKNRPAKTGRNKYLPLAVIFLIIVLAVIGGSVYLRWRQNRQADLKQRKAQIRVEVLNGTKKSGLGQEVAQQLRKSGFDVVDIANAENDSFPETVVVDRADDGQSNAILVAKELRCKNIIPQIEPTSLLEVTVIIGQDHLKEKKKGFLGISF is encoded by the coding sequence ATGTCTCCGGTTGATTTTAAAAATCGCCCGGCCAAGACCGGCCGCAACAAATACCTGCCACTGGCGGTGATATTCCTGATCATCGTACTGGCGGTCATCGGCGGTTCGGTCTATCTGCGATGGCGGCAGAACCGGCAGGCCGATCTCAAGCAGAGAAAGGCCCAGATCCGGGTTGAGGTGCTCAACGGGACCAAGAAAAGCGGCCTGGGACAGGAAGTGGCCCAGCAGCTGCGCAAAAGCGGCTTCGACGTGGTGGACATCGCCAACGCCGAGAACGACAGCTTCCCGGAGACGGTGGTGGTGGACCGGGCCGACGACGGACAGAGCAACGCCATTCTGGTGGCCAAGGAGCTCAGATGCAAAAACATAATACCCCAAATAGAACCAACATCATTATTGGAGGTCACAGTAATAATTGGCCAAGATCATCTTAAAGAAAAGAAAAAAGGCTTCCTCGGCATCAGCTTCTGA
- a CDS encoding metallophosphoesterase, with protein sequence MRSFMIFIFISLAILIYALVNFYIFSKGWQSLDGVRREWRLAYGVVFIALALSFIAGRFLERAGSSVFTDILVWTGSLWLAVMLYGFLASVLSDILLLAANLFKVKTLQFLLTGIAGKLWTFIAVAGLILIITLAGFLNACNVRVKKLELNIPKNAGQLKELNITMASDIHLGTIIGNGRLGRLVDKINATEPDLVILAGDIVDEDIGPVIRGDMGQRLKEIQARYGVIGITGNHEYIGGVKKAGEYLEAHGIKMLMDDKVLIADALWIVGRKDRSGARFDGSPRKPLKDILSGLDQNLPVILLDHQPFALEDAVSNGIDLQLSGHTHHGQLWPLNLITNRVYEKSWGYLRKGSTHYYISSGAGTWGPPVRIGNSPEIVSLKISFNK encoded by the coding sequence ATGCGTTCTTTCATGATCTTCATATTCATCTCCCTGGCCATCCTGATCTACGCCCTGGTCAATTTCTATATCTTTTCCAAGGGGTGGCAGTCACTGGACGGCGTCCGCCGGGAATGGCGGCTGGCCTATGGGGTGGTCTTCATCGCCCTTGCCCTGTCGTTCATAGCCGGACGATTCTTGGAGAGGGCAGGCAGCAGCGTTTTTACCGATATTTTGGTATGGACGGGCTCGTTATGGCTGGCGGTGATGCTGTACGGCTTTCTGGCCTCGGTGCTGTCCGATATCCTGCTCTTGGCGGCAAATCTGTTTAAGGTTAAGACACTCCAGTTTCTGCTGACCGGTATCGCCGGAAAATTGTGGACATTCATTGCTGTTGCCGGGCTGATACTGATCATCACCCTGGCCGGGTTCTTAAACGCCTGCAATGTCCGGGTCAAGAAGCTGGAACTGAATATCCCGAAAAATGCCGGGCAGCTCAAAGAATTGAACATTACCATGGCCTCGGACATCCATCTGGGCACCATCATCGGCAACGGGCGGCTGGGAAGGCTGGTGGACAAGATCAACGCCACCGAGCCGGACCTGGTGATCCTGGCCGGGGACATCGTGGACGAGGACATCGGGCCGGTGATCCGCGGGGACATGGGCCAGAGGCTCAAGGAAATACAGGCCCGCTACGGTGTGATCGGCATCACCGGAAACCACGAATATATCGGCGGGGTCAAGAAGGCGGGGGAATACCTGGAGGCCCACGGCATAAAAATGCTGATGGATGACAAGGTGCTGATCGCCGATGCTCTATGGATAGTGGGACGCAAGGACCGCAGCGGGGCCAGGTTCGACGGAAGCCCCAGAAAGCCGTTGAAAGATATCCTCTCCGGCCTCGATCAAAATTTGCCGGTGATCCTGCTGGACCACCAGCCCTTCGCTCTGGAAGATGCCGTGTCCAACGGCATCGACCTTCAGCTGTCGGGCCACACCCATCACGGACAGCTGTGGCCGCTGAACCTCATCACCAACCGGGTCTATGAAAAAAGCTGGGGATATCTGAGAAAAGGAAGCACCCATTATTATATCTCCAGCGGGGCCGGCACCTGGGGGCCGCCGGTGCGGATCGGGAACAGCCCGGAGATCGTCAGCCTCAAGATCAGTTTCAATAAATAA
- the argS gene encoding arginine--tRNA ligase, giving the protein MIKDYLRKNISQTIEQILGVNIPLAEIGLEKPKQDGHGDWSTNIALNLSKSLKENPRKLADRITASLKLDPELVSQTEVAGPGFINFKLASGWLYSELVTLLDRKNSFGCCDHGKGEKVQVEFVSVNPTGPLHVGHGRGAFVGDAITRLLQCVGYQVHREYYINDAGNQIDKLGRSVLARLNQIWGRSFEFPEGGYQGEYLKDFAARLDSEQGDRLKALPPDQLLSEATRISRDGMLENLKLSLKDLKVEFDEWFSEVGLVGSGAISRSLEELKKKGYLYDQDGAQFFKASEFGDEKDRVVIKSTGEHTYFAADIAYMLNKFGRGFKRLIYVWGADHHGDVPRMKGAAKALGHDPDSLEFILMQMVRLIEEGREVKFSKRSGVIVTLDELRDEVGPDVMRYFFLMRRSESQFDFDLDLARKHSDENPVFYVQYAHARICSIIDHAREKGIARAKSDLSLLKEKEEINLIKTLLEFPEVVLGAALAREPHRLPTYLQDLAGVFHAFYHQHRVVTDDAGLTQARLDLCDAARIVFANGLGLLGVSAPEKM; this is encoded by the coding sequence ATGATAAAAGACTACCTGCGCAAGAACATATCCCAAACCATCGAACAGATTCTGGGGGTTAATATCCCGCTGGCTGAGATCGGGCTGGAGAAGCCCAAGCAGGATGGACATGGCGATTGGTCCACCAATATCGCCCTGAACCTGTCCAAGAGCCTGAAGGAGAATCCCCGGAAGCTGGCCGACAGGATCACGGCCTCGCTGAAGCTTGATCCCGAGCTGGTGTCCCAGACCGAGGTGGCCGGGCCGGGCTTCATAAATTTCAAGCTGGCCTCCGGCTGGCTGTACAGCGAGCTGGTGACCCTGCTGGACAGGAAGAATTCCTTCGGCTGCTGCGACCACGGGAAAGGGGAAAAGGTACAGGTGGAGTTCGTCTCGGTCAATCCCACCGGGCCCCTGCACGTGGGCCACGGAAGGGGAGCCTTCGTGGGCGATGCCATCACCCGGCTGTTGCAGTGCGTGGGCTACCAGGTCCATAGGGAGTATTACATAAACGACGCCGGCAACCAGATCGACAAGCTGGGCCGCTCGGTGCTGGCCCGCTTGAATCAGATCTGGGGCCGGTCCTTTGAGTTTCCCGAGGGGGGATATCAGGGCGAGTACCTCAAGGATTTCGCCGCCCGGCTGGATTCCGAGCAGGGTGACCGGCTAAAGGCCCTTCCGCCCGACCAACTGCTGTCCGAGGCCACCAGGATCTCGCGGGACGGCATGCTGGAGAACCTGAAGCTGTCGTTAAAAGACCTGAAGGTGGAGTTCGATGAATGGTTCTCCGAGGTCGGCCTGGTGGGATCCGGGGCCATCAGCAGATCATTGGAAGAACTGAAGAAGAAGGGCTATCTCTACGATCAGGACGGGGCGCAGTTCTTCAAGGCCAGCGAGTTTGGCGACGAGAAGGACCGGGTGGTGATAAAATCCACCGGCGAGCACACCTACTTTGCGGCCGACATCGCCTACATGCTGAACAAGTTCGGCCGGGGGTTCAAAAGGCTGATCTACGTCTGGGGGGCCGACCACCACGGGGACGTTCCCCGCATGAAGGGCGCCGCTAAGGCCCTGGGGCACGATCCGGATTCGCTGGAGTTCATCCTGATGCAGATGGTCCGCCTGATCGAGGAGGGCCGGGAGGTCAAGTTCTCCAAGCGCAGCGGGGTGATCGTCACCCTGGACGAACTGCGGGACGAGGTGGGGCCGGACGTGATGCGGTATTTCTTTCTGATGCGGCGCAGCGAGAGCCAGTTCGATTTCGACCTGGACCTGGCCCGCAAGCACTCGGACGAGAATCCGGTGTTCTACGTTCAGTACGCCCATGCCCGGATCTGCAGCATCATCGACCATGCCCGGGAGAAGGGCATCGCCCGGGCCAAGAGCGATCTGAGTCTGCTCAAGGAGAAGGAGGAGATAAACCTTATCAAAACCCTGCTGGAGTTTCCCGAGGTGGTGCTGGGGGCGGCCCTGGCCCGGGAGCCGCACCGCCTGCCGACCTACCTTCAGGATCTGGCCGGGGTGTTCCATGCTTTTTATCATCAGCACCGGGTGGTCACCGACGACGCCGGCCTGACCCAGGCCCGGCTGGACCTGTGCGACGCCGCCCGGATAGTGTTCGCCAACGGGCTGGGGCTTTTGGGGGTCAGCGCCCCGGAGAAGATGTGA
- the thiS gene encoding sulfur carrier protein ThiS: protein MLKVNGQDHPWHPGLTVALLLKEKNYIFHAIIVRVNDKYVPGEDYDKTAVNQGDDVQAIHLITGG from the coding sequence ATGCTGAAGGTCAACGGGCAGGACCATCCCTGGCATCCGGGGCTGACCGTGGCCCTGCTGTTAAAGGAAAAGAATTACATATTTCACGCCATCATCGTCAGGGTCAACGACAAATACGTTCCCGGCGAGGATTACGATAAAACAGCCGTCAACCAGGGCGACGACGTCCAGGCCATCCATCTGATAACCGGCGGCTGA
- the thiF gene encoding sulfur carrier protein ThiS adenylyltransferase ThiF, producing the protein MKILVNEIAQEIASGSLVSDAARLYKNNADLFIRNGFPCGRDVRLEDGDRLVLIKKGEMPKREELEHLLMARHTPGVHERLKNATVGIAGCGGLGSTAAVALARAGIGKLIIADFDVVEPSNLNRQQYFVEHIGQPKVEALKEIIQKANPFAEVECHQVRITPDNVAHLYKTADIIVEAFDLADQKLMLAEAVQKQMPDKPLVIGNGMAGWGDNNLLRTRKVGNIHICGDEVSEAGPGMGLMAPRVGLAACMEANQALEILLGPDPRIQSFVEQEKQNLLNIKQPKGERC; encoded by the coding sequence ATGAAGATCCTCGTCAACGAAATAGCCCAGGAGATAGCTTCCGGTTCGCTGGTGTCCGATGCCGCCCGGCTTTACAAGAACAACGCCGATCTGTTCATCCGCAACGGATTCCCCTGCGGCCGGGACGTCAGGCTGGAGGACGGCGACCGGCTGGTGCTGATCAAAAAGGGCGAGATGCCCAAACGCGAGGAGCTGGAGCATCTGCTGATGGCCCGGCACACTCCCGGGGTCCACGAGCGGCTGAAGAACGCCACGGTGGGCATCGCCGGGTGCGGCGGGCTGGGATCCACCGCCGCCGTGGCCCTGGCCCGGGCGGGGATCGGCAAACTGATCATCGCCGATTTCGATGTGGTGGAGCCGTCCAACCTGAACCGCCAGCAGTATTTCGTGGAGCACATCGGCCAGCCCAAGGTGGAGGCCCTTAAGGAGATCATCCAAAAGGCCAATCCCTTTGCCGAGGTGGAATGCCATCAGGTGCGCATCACCCCGGATAATGTAGCCCATCTTTATAAAACGGCCGATATTATCGTTGAAGCCTTCGACCTGGCCGACCAGAAGCTGATGCTGGCCGAGGCGGTCCAGAAACAGATGCCGGACAAGCCCCTGGTGATCGGCAACGGCATGGCCGGCTGGGGCGACAACAATCTTTTAAGGACCCGGAAAGTGGGAAATATCCACATCTGCGGCGACGAGGTCAGCGAGGCCGGGCCGGGCATGGGCCTGATGGCTCCCCGGGTGGGCCTGGCCGCCTGCATGGAGGCCAACCAGGCGCTGGAGATCCTGCTGGGGCCGGATCCCAGGATCCAGAGCTTCGTCGAACAGGAAAAACAAAATCTTTTGAATATAAAACAACCCAAAGGGGAAAGATGCTGA
- a CDS encoding methyltransferase domain-containing protein yields the protein MNHNPDYFQHEAQYQRKKAKGLNGWNDDKDWSEWRAEILGLITSADFPKAGKVLELGCGAGDVALLFAEKGYQVSGIDIAPTAVEWAREKALKAGIKADFEVGDVTNLGRWKDEEFDIVIDGHCLHCIIGGDRAKVLKETYRVLKPKGVFYVCTMCGEPRISEIREAFDPETRLLMFNGIVNRYLGKPGDIIKELEKEGFNILKQEVREVKDNQDDQDNLLVLAGK from the coding sequence ATGAATCATAACCCAGATTACTTTCAACACGAAGCCCAGTACCAACGGAAGAAGGCTAAGGGTTTGAATGGTTGGAATGATGACAAGGACTGGAGCGAATGGCGGGCGGAAATACTCGGCTTGATCACTTCAGCCGATTTTCCCAAGGCGGGAAAAGTTCTGGAGCTGGGCTGCGGGGCCGGGGATGTGGCCCTGTTATTTGCGGAAAAAGGATATCAAGTATCGGGTATTGACATTGCTCCAACAGCCGTCGAGTGGGCCAGAGAGAAGGCTCTCAAGGCAGGCATTAAAGCGGATTTTGAAGTCGGTGATGTTACGAACCTGGGAAGATGGAAAGACGAGGAGTTTGACATCGTGATCGACGGACACTGCCTTCACTGCATCATCGGCGGGGACAGGGCTAAGGTTCTCAAGGAAACTTACCGGGTGCTGAAGCCAAAGGGTGTCTTTTACGTATGCACCATGTGCGGTGAACCGAGAATCTCGGAGATAAGGGAAGCTTTTGATCCGGAAACGCGGCTCCTGATGTTCAACGGGATAGTAAACAGGTATTTAGGGAAGCCCGGGGATATTATAAAGGAATTGGAAAAAGAAGGTTTTAATATCTTGAAGCAAGAGGTTCGGGAGGTAAAGGACAACCAGGATGACCAGGACAATTTGCTGGTGCTGGCGGGCAAATAA
- the purM gene encoding phosphoribosylformylglycinamidine cyclo-ligase — MRYKDAGVNIDAGTESVQRIKKLVRSTFTRNVLTDIGGFGALFDGSLKGYREPVLVSSCDGVGTKLKVALMANRHDTVGQDLVNHCVNDILVQGARPLFFMDYAAFGRLDPRILEQVVKGFAKACQENGCSLIGGETAEMPGMYAIGDYDLAGFIVGVVEKKKLITGRSIKPGDLVIGLSTNGLQTNGYSLARKILFEKCRYQTNTYLPEIKSTAGEAMLKVHPSFLGAVSPLLDKGLIKGMAHITGGGFLDNIPRVLPEKCGVEISLGSWPVLPIFDLLQKKGKVPQDDMYRTFNMGIGFVLIVAERDANETLKPFKTTKPYVIGRVVKGNKKVKLF; from the coding sequence ATGCGCTACAAAGATGCGGGCGTCAACATCGACGCCGGGACCGAATCGGTCCAAAGGATAAAAAAACTGGTCCGCTCCACCTTCACCAGGAACGTGCTGACCGACATCGGCGGCTTCGGCGCCCTGTTCGACGGCTCGCTGAAGGGCTACCGGGAACCGGTGCTGGTCTCCTCCTGCGACGGGGTGGGCACCAAGCTCAAAGTGGCCCTGATGGCCAACAGGCACGACACGGTGGGCCAGGACCTGGTCAACCACTGCGTCAACGACATCCTGGTGCAGGGAGCACGGCCGCTGTTCTTCATGGATTACGCCGCCTTCGGGCGGCTGGATCCCAGGATCCTGGAGCAGGTGGTAAAGGGCTTTGCCAAGGCCTGCCAGGAGAACGGCTGTTCGCTGATCGGCGGGGAGACCGCCGAGATGCCCGGCATGTATGCCATCGGCGATTACGACCTGGCGGGGTTCATCGTGGGGGTGGTGGAGAAGAAGAAGCTGATCACCGGAAGGAGCATCAAGCCCGGAGACCTGGTGATAGGCCTGTCCACCAACGGACTGCAGACCAACGGCTATTCGCTGGCCCGCAAGATCCTCTTTGAAAAATGCCGATACCAGACCAATACCTATCTTCCGGAAATAAAGTCCACCGCGGGCGAGGCCATGCTCAAGGTCCATCCGTCCTTCCTGGGGGCGGTCTCTCCGCTGTTGGACAAGGGTCTGATCAAGGGTATGGCCCATATCACCGGCGGCGGGTTTTTGGACAACATCCCCCGGGTCCTGCCGGAGAAATGCGGGGTGGAGATCTCTCTCGGCTCCTGGCCGGTCCTGCCGATATTCGACCTTCTGCAAAAGAAGGGCAAGGTTCCGCAGGACGACATGTACCGGACGTTCAACATGGGGATAGGATTTGTTTTGATAGTGGCCGAGAGGGATGCGAACGAAACGTTGAAACCGTTTAAAACGACCAAACCGTATGTGATCGGCCGGGTGGTAAAGGGAAATAAGAAAGTGAAATTGTTTTGA
- the moaA gene encoding GTP 3',8-cyclase MoaA gives MLSDQFGRKVNYLRVSVTDRCNLRCRYCIPQDGVSLKKHDDMLSFEEIETIVRAGVELGINKVRLTGGEPLLRKGFPELVKKLAAIEGLKDLALTSNGILLGPLARELKQAGIKRVNVSLDTLKPERFKQMTGSDQWQQAKEGFEKALTAGFEQVKLNVVAIAGYNDDEVEDFVKYAMDKPIQLRFIEFMPVGNKFWEKGKQLNSKQLIERISKITAIVSLPPLKNSVAEEYQIVGSPATLGFISPLSHSFCRGCNRLRLTADGFLKPCLASKYEVNIKVPVRAGHAGNELRRVFYEAMRLKPKAHKMDQGFSDNTRHMAEVGG, from the coding sequence ATGCTATCAGACCAATTCGGCAGAAAAGTGAACTATCTCCGGGTGTCGGTCACCGACCGCTGCAACCTGCGTTGCCGCTACTGCATCCCCCAGGATGGCGTATCGTTGAAAAAGCACGATGATATGCTGAGCTTCGAGGAGATCGAGACCATCGTCCGGGCCGGGGTGGAGCTGGGCATCAACAAGGTGCGCCTGACCGGCGGCGAACCCCTGTTGCGAAAGGGCTTTCCGGAGCTGGTGAAAAAACTGGCGGCCATCGAGGGCCTCAAGGACCTGGCCCTGACCAGCAACGGCATTTTGCTGGGGCCCCTGGCCCGGGAACTGAAGCAGGCCGGCATCAAGCGGGTCAACGTCAGCCTGGACACCCTTAAGCCCGAAAGGTTCAAACAGATGACCGGCAGCGACCAGTGGCAGCAGGCCAAGGAGGGGTTCGAGAAGGCCCTGACGGCGGGCTTTGAACAGGTGAAGCTCAATGTGGTGGCGATAGCCGGCTATAATGACGACGAGGTGGAGGACTTCGTCAAATACGCCATGGACAAGCCGATACAGCTTCGGTTCATCGAATTCATGCCGGTGGGCAATAAATTTTGGGAGAAGGGCAAACAGCTGAATTCAAAGCAGCTGATAGAGCGGATATCAAAAATCACCGCCATCGTTTCGCTGCCTCCTTTGAAAAATTCGGTCGCCGAGGAATATCAGATAGTGGGCAGCCCGGCCACCCTGGGTTTTATTTCCCCCCTGTCGCATTCCTTCTGCCGCGGCTGCAACCGTCTGCGCCTGACGGCCGACGGCTTCCTGAAGCCTTGCCTGGCCTCCAAGTACGAGGTCAACATCAAGGTCCCGGTTCGGGCCGGGCACGCCGGCAACGAACTGCGCCGGGTTTTTTATGAGGCCATGCGGCTGAAACCCAAGGCCCATAAGATGGACCAGGGATTCTCGGACAATACCCGGCATATGGCCGAGGTGGGAGGATGA
- the rsfS gene encoding ribosome silencing factor, whose translation MAKIILKKRKKASSASASDVLKKRPAARSRIKPGTAKAKSLARKKPAAPKIKTPAKVLVAGPGQLLAREIAQLTLNKKAFDVTVLDVRGLSTAADFFVIASGATDIQIRAIRRAIEEGLQPKGIKALHIEGEKTASWLLMDYVDVVVHIMQPRVRDYYNLEALWGDAPREEIKE comes from the coding sequence TTGGCCAAGATCATCTTAAAGAAAAGAAAAAAGGCTTCCTCGGCATCAGCTTCTGATGTCTTGAAGAAGAGGCCTGCAGCAAGGTCCAGGATCAAACCCGGCACCGCCAAGGCCAAGAGCCTGGCCCGGAAGAAACCGGCGGCGCCCAAAATCAAAACCCCGGCCAAGGTTCTGGTCGCCGGCCCCGGCCAGCTGCTGGCCAGGGAGATCGCCCAGCTGACCCTCAACAAGAAGGCCTTCGATGTGACGGTGCTGGACGTCAGGGGGCTTTCCACCGCCGCGGACTTTTTCGTGATCGCCTCCGGCGCCACCGACATCCAGATCCGGGCCATCCGCCGGGCCATCGAGGAGGGCCTGCAGCCCAAGGGCATTAAGGCCCTGCACATCGAGGGCGAAAAGACCGCCTCCTGGCTGCTGATGGATTACGTGGACGTGGTGGTGCATATCATGCAGCCCCGGGTGCGCGATTATTACAACCTGGAAGCCCTGTGGGGCGACGCCCCCAGGGAAGAAATAAAGGAGTGA